TTTTTGGTTTTTCAGCAACTCCATCAAAAGATGATATAAAAAAGAGATTTAAAGAGTTAGCAAAAATTTATCATCCTGATTTAAATGGTGGAGATGAAGAAAAAATGAAAAAATTAAATGAATATAGAGATATTTTAATGCAAGCTTACGGGCAATAAGGATTTTTAATGAATATAGATATGACAAAAATAGCAAATATTATATTATATATGCTACACAAACAAGTGAAAGCTTTAAATCACAAAAAAATAGAGCTTTTAATATTTTTTTGTGAATTAAATCACTTAAACTTTTGTGGAAAAAAGATTTTGGGTGAAACATTTATAAAAACTTCTAGAGGTGTTAAAGCTGAAGTTTTAGATGAACTTTTTACACTAATTTTAGATGAAGTAGAGTTTGAAGATGAAGAGGATGATAGAGTATTTTTTATTCAAGAGTTAATGGATTTTTTAGAGATTGAAATAGTTGAAAAAGAGAGATTTAAAGAGCTTAAATTTTCAAAACTAGATGAAGATTTTGATGAAACTATTTTTACATCTGATGAGTTAAAATCTATTCATAAAGTTATAAATTTATATAAAGACACAAGCGTAAGAAACCTTTCTAATGAGTGTTTTAGCTTAGAAAAAGTAAGAAAAAGTGAAAATGGAGCAATAGTTTTATAAAAAATAAAATTATAATCTTTTATTATTTAGCGAAATTAATTCAACCTAATAATAATATCAGAGATTATATGATACTATTTTTATCTACTTAATACTCTAAAGGGGATAAAAATGGGTCTGAAAAATTTAAAAGTAAGCTATAAAATAAATATAATATCTTTAATTACAATAATTTTACTTGGTATTGTAATATTTGTTTTATACAATGGTATGTCTAAAATCAACAATAGTTTTGAAAATAGTAGTTCTATATCAAATTTAGCTCTTACTATTACAAAAACTAGCGAACAAGGACTTCAAGTTTCAAATGCTTTAAGAGGAATAATTGTAAATCCAGATGATACAAAAGCAAAAGAGAACTTTATACAAGCAGTAAAAGAGCTTGATGATTTAATGCTAGTTTTAAAAGATAGTAAAAAGCAATATGCGGGTTTTGAAAAATTTGAAATTGCTCCTTTATATGATTCTCAAAGCAAGGTATTAAATAAAATAATTGAAAAAATAAAAAACAATGAAGCTTTAACAAAAGAGGATAATACTCTTTCAACAAAAGAGTGGAGACCACTAAAAGCTGCTTTACTAAAATGGCAAGAGAGAAATCTTGAAAGAAATAAAGAGATTAAAGAAGAGTTAAACAAAACAGTATCAAGTGTTACAACTTTTATATTAATTATTTTACTTATAACTATTTTAAGTATATTAGTAACAATTCAGCTAATTACTAGAAATATTGTATCTAGTCTTAATATTTTCCAAAATGGTCTTTTAAGTTTTTTTGCTTTTTCAAACAAAGAGAGTTCAAATGTTGAATTAATAAATCTTGATGGAAATGATGAGTTTGGAATAATGGCAAAAGTAATAAACCAAAATATCCAAAAAACACAAGATTTAATAAATCAAGACAATGTTCTAATCGAAGATGTAAAACGAGTTGTAAATGAGGTAAAATCTGGAAATTTAAATATAAAAATAGAAAAATCAACTATAAATGATGAGTTAGAAGAGTTAAAAAGTAGTTTCAATGAGATGCTTGAAGTTACTAAATCAAATGTTTGTTCAGATATAAATAAAGTTTTAAGTGTATTAGATAGTTTCTCTAAACTTGATTTTAGAGTAAAAATAGATAATGATAATGGAAAGATTGCAGCTGGAATAAATAATCTTTCAAATATTATAAATCATATGTTAGTTGAAAACAAATCAAATGGTCTTACACTAGAAGAGAGTTCAAAAATGCTTCTTTTTAATGTAAACAAACTAAATATAAGCTCAAATGAAGCAGCAGCTTCTCTTGAAGAGACAGCAGCAGCACTAGAAGAGATAACAAGTAATATTAGAAATAATACAGAGAGTATTGCAAAGATGTCTCAACTTTCAAATGGTGTAACAAAAGCAGTAAATGAAGGTCAAGCTATGGCAAATCAAACAACAACTGCAATGGATGAGATAAATACACAAGTAAATTTAGTAAATGAAGCTATTGGAGTAATTGATAATATTGCATTTCAAACAAATATTCTTTCACTTAATGCTGCTGTTGAAGCTGCAACTGCTGGAGAAGCTGGAAAAGGATTTGCTGTTGTTGCTCAAGAGGTAAGAAATCTAGCAACAAGAAGTGCAGAAGCTGCAAAAGAGATAAAAGCAATAGTAGAAAGAGCAACTATAAAAGCAAATGAAGGTAAAGAGATTGCTACAAATATGATTGAAGGGTATAAAAACCTAAATAGTAATATATCTTCAACAATGAATCTAATATCTGATATTGAAAATGCATCTAAAGAACAACTTCTTGGAATTGAACAGATAAATGATGCAGTAAATCAACTAGATCAACAAACACAACAAAATGCAATGGTAGCATCTCAATCTCATGATATTGCACAAAGCACAGATGAGATAGCAAAACTAATAGTGCAAGATGCAAACCAAAAAGAGTTTGAAGGGAAAAATGAAGTAAAAGCAAAAGATGTAGGGACAAAAAAGAGGTAAAAG
Above is a genomic segment from Aliarcobacter cryaerophilus containing:
- a CDS encoding type II toxin-antitoxin system antitoxin SocA domain-containing protein, translating into MNIDMTKIANIILYMLHKQVKALNHKKIELLIFFCELNHLNFCGKKILGETFIKTSRGVKAEVLDELFTLILDEVEFEDEEDDRVFFIQELMDFLEIEIVEKERFKELKFSKLDEDFDETIFTSDELKSIHKVINLYKDTSVRNLSNECFSLEKVRKSENGAIVL